One genomic window of Cottoperca gobio chromosome 10, fCotGob3.1, whole genome shotgun sequence includes the following:
- the LOC115015078 gene encoding uncharacterized protein LOC115015078, with translation MVFYDENKVCQPLFDRHSIPSLALNPLTMQPDRSRQQDRDEREEDQHQKDRPSGRRKNLKKLRMLPEDIQQFKNMIEQQIIRDQKNLNLKRETIIDIVQANTFTQFILRSSECYDEKEKAQYAFAVVLEKRGEHKSFPAVKVKYPSKIHTKEILVKDIDAFFKKEGKKMLKTLIIYTYNSPCLKRGKHAECCMFLLLDKAYQWYCEYGIETEVVFTVPWGLGGPKYYKALLSSDITQDYDPYIERCKNIPFKVEMNTFRTINKSSGIRDILNDPNYIKEKKSLLLETIKSAESALVTLAETSGLKEEHLDRGKKLITSFTFPLKSQIYEILTKNWNEMVNNSSMQLIRDKICADSQTAAVNCFVRGFKSRFWNSDFLKFSHMPPPKD, from the exons ATGGTCTTTTATGACGAGAACAAGGTTTGTCAACCCCTGTTTGACAGGCATTCCATCCCAAGTCTG GCTCTGAACCCTCTGACCATGCAG CCGGACAGAAGCAGACAACAAGACAGAGACGAAAG GGAAGAAGACCAGCATCAGAAAGATCGTCCCAGTGGCCGGAGGAAGAATTTAAAAAAGCTTCGGATGTTACCCGAAGATATTCAGCAGTTCAAAAATATGATTGAACAACAAATTATTCGGGACCAAAAAAATTTAAATCTAAAAAGGGAAACCATTATTGATATAGTTCAGGCAAATACATTCACGCAGTTTATCTTAAGGTCATCTGAATGTTatgatgagaaagaaaaagcccAGTATGCATTTGCTGTTGTTTTAGAGAAAAGAGGTGAACACAAGTCCTTTCCTGCGGTTAAAGTAAAGTATCCAAGTAAAATACACACCAAGGAAATTCTAGTCAAAGACATTGATGCATTCTTTAAGAAAGAAGGGAAGAAAATGTTGAAGACACTAATAATATATACCTATAACAGTCCATgtctgaaaagaggaaaacatgcagaatgttgtatgtttttacttttagatAAAGCCTATCAATGGTACTGTGAATATGGAATAGAGACTGAAGTAGTATTCACAGTGCCTTGGGGACTAGGTGGACCAAAATATTATAAGGCTCTCTTGTCTTCTGACATCACACAGGATTATGATCCATATATTGAAAGATGCAAGAACATTCCCTTCAAAGtggaaatgaatacatttagaacaataaataaaagtagtggTATCAGAGATATACTTAATGATCCCaattatataaaagaaaagaaaagcttacTACTGGAGACAATTAAATCTGCTGAGAGTGCTCTTGTGACATTGGCAGAAACATCTGGTCTGAAAGAAGAACATTTGGACCGTGGAAAGAAACTAATCACTTCATTCACATTTCCTCTAAAGAGCCAAATTTATGAGATTTTGACAAAGAACTGGAATGAAATGGTCAACAACTCTTCAATGCAACTTATAAGGGACAAAATATGCGCAGATTCCCAAACTGCAGCGGTCAATTGTTTTGTCAGAGGCTTTAAGTCAAGATTTTGGAACAGCgactttttaaagttttctcaTATGCCGCCTCCCAAGGACTGA